From a single Candidatus Edwardsbacteria bacterium RifOxyA12_full_54_48 genomic region:
- a CDS encoding rhomboid family intramembrane serine protease, whose product MIPLKDDIPSSGFPAVNTLMIALNGLVFLYEVGLGQDVSQFIQRFGLVPASALSLGIAGWGSVFSSMFIHGGWEHIIGNMLYLFIFGDNVEDALGHVKYLFFYLLCGLAAAWGHILFNPHSTIPTVGASGAVAGVLGAYLLLYPRAGVLTLIPLGIFIRIIKVPAVLVLGFWIVLQLLFGLISLPLPGEQSGGIAWFAHIGGFFAGMLLAIPFIRRRNKGSFV is encoded by the coding sequence ATGATACCCCTCAAGGACGACATACCATCATCCGGTTTCCCGGCGGTCAATACCCTGATGATCGCCCTCAACGGGCTGGTCTTTCTCTATGAGGTCGGCCTGGGCCAGGATGTCTCGCAATTCATCCAGCGTTTCGGTCTGGTCCCCGCCAGCGCGCTGAGCCTGGGCATTGCCGGATGGGGGAGCGTCTTTTCCTCCATGTTCATTCACGGCGGCTGGGAGCATATCATCGGCAATATGCTGTACCTTTTCATCTTCGGCGACAACGTGGAGGATGCTTTGGGGCATGTCAAATATCTGTTCTTTTATCTGCTGTGCGGCCTGGCCGCCGCCTGGGGACATATTTTGTTCAACCCTCATTCGACCATTCCCACGGTGGGGGCCTCCGGGGCGGTGGCCGGGGTGCTGGGGGCCTATCTGCTGCTGTACCCCCGGGCCGGGGTGCTGACGCTGATCCCCCTGGGCATCTTCATCCGGATAATCAAGGTCCCGGCTGTCCTGGTGCTGGGTTTCTGGATAGTGCTGCAGCTGTTGTTCGGCCTGATCAGCCTGCCCCTGCCGGGCGAGCAGTCCGGCGGCATCGCCTGGTTCGCCCATATCGGGGGCTTCTTTGCCGGGATGCTGCTGGCCATCCCGTTTATCCGCCGGAGAAATAAAGGGTCTTTTGTTTAA